Proteins co-encoded in one Brassica oleracea var. oleracea cultivar TO1000 chromosome C4, BOL, whole genome shotgun sequence genomic window:
- the LOC106340561 gene encoding uncharacterized protein LOC106340561 translates to MEPPATAEKRSSRRLLFDRRYGWVVDEWKDPSEEALAGGRGMFCVVPLGKTLFQTASQSINSAVKIIDMKLQKWQNPMHNPSSSVVDSNGDSG, encoded by the exons ATGGAACCGCCAGCCACCGCAGAAAAACGCTCCTCCAGACGCCTTCTCTTTGACCGCCGTTACGGCTGGGT GGTCGACGAGTGGAAGGACCCATCTGAGGAAGCTCTTGCCGGCGGAAGAGGAAT GTTTTGTGTAGTTCCTTTGGGCAAAACTCTGTTTCAGACCGCTTCACAATCA ATTAACTCGGCCGTCAAAATTATAGATATGAAGCTTCAGAAATGGCAAAATCCTATGCACAACCCAAGCTCTAGTGTTGTAGACAGTAATGGAGATTCAGGGTGA
- the LOC106342781 gene encoding transcription factor RF2a-like, giving the protein MGGGSGTDASTMQRANSSSSSIPKQPAPITPNHHLNPPLLRSPQPFSGGGGGGNRVGAPPPIPSYSQIPATLQLKHSRSTSQPSSFFSFDSLPPLNPSPVSVEERNGAGFSPSLPPSPFTMCHSSSRMVGGGDGENLPPRKSHRRSNSDVTFGFSSIMSPPLIPSRSLERSVSGGEVASDWSNLVKEEPGEGGGRKKSESEAMDDVFRAYINLDNIDVLNSFGGNETVDSSDSEGESSVKVSSGVKRRAGGDIVPTVRHYRSVSMDSGFMGKLDLGGDEKLPVKASPTNSGEGNSSVEFGNSEFTAAEMKKISADEKLAEIVMADPKRVKRILANRVSAARSKERKTQYMAELEHKVQTLQSEATTLSAQLTHLQRDSMGLTNQNNELKFRLQAMEQQAQLRDALSEKLTEEVQRLKMVIGETSSRSSSSRESNISKTTLSPEMFQQLSISQQQMQHSKAQIK; this is encoded by the exons ATGGGTGGTGGCAGTGGCACAGATGCAAGTACGATGCAGAGAGCTAATTCTTCATCTTCCTCCATCCCTAAACAGCCAGCCCCGATAACCCCTAATCACCACTTGAATCCACCTCTTCTCCGCTCCCCACAGCCTTTCAGCGGCGGCGGCGGCGGCGGAAATAGAGTCGGAGCTCCGCCTCCGATCCCTTCCTATTCTCAGATCCCGGCTACCTTACAACTCAAACACTCCCGGTCTACGTCTCAACCGTCTTCCTTCTTCTCCTTCGATTCATTACCGCCGTTAAACCCTTCTCCGGTCTCGGTGGAGGAGAGAAACGGGGCCGGGTTCAGCCCTTCTCTCCCTCCTTCACCTTTCACGATGTGTCATTCCAGTTCTAGGATGGTCGGCGGCGGCGATGGAGAGAATCTACCGCCGAGGAAGTCTCACAGGCGTTCCAACAGCGATGTTACATTCGGGTTTAGTTCGATAATGTCGCCTCCTTTGATCCCATCGAGGTCTCTGGAGAGATCCGTCTCCGGGGGAGAGGTGGCTTCGGATTGGTCTAACTTGGTCAAGGAAGAGCCTGGAGAAGGCGGAGGAAGAAAAAAATCAGAGAGTGAAGCTATGGACGATGTCTTCAGGGCTTATATAAATCTTGATAACATTGATGTCTTGAATTCATTTGGTGGCAATGAGACGGTGGACAGCAGCGACTCCGAAGGAGAGAGCAGTGTGAAGGTTTCTTCAGGGGTGAAGAGGAGAGCCGGCGGAGACATTGTTCCGACCGTTAGACACTATAGGAGTGTTTCCATGGATAGTGGTTTCATGGGAAAATTGGACTTGGGTGGTGATGAAAAGCTTCCGGTAAAAGCTTCCCCGACCAATTCTGGTGAAGGGAACTCGAGTGTGGAATTTGGAAACAGTGAGTTCACTGCAGCTGAGATGAAGAAGATCTCAGCTGATGAGAAACTCGCTGAGATTGTTATGGCTGACCCTAAGCGCGTAAAAAG GATATTGGCGAACCGTGTGTCTGCTGCACGTTCAAAGGAGCGGAAGACGCAATACATGGCGGAGTTAGAACACAAGGTGCAGACACTTCAGAGTGAGGCCACTACATTATCAGCTCAGCTCACGCATTTGCAG AGAGATTCAATGGGGCTGACGAACCAGAACAATGAGCTCAAGTTCCGTCTTCAAGCTATGGAGCAGCAGGCACAACTCCGCGATG CTCTGTCTGAGAAACTGACTGAAGAAGTCCAGCGATTGAAGATGGTGATAGGTGAGACAAGCAGCCGCAGCAGCAGCAGTAGGGAATCTAACATATCAAAGACGACACTAAGCCCTGAGATGTTTCAGCAGCTAAGCATTAGCCAGCAGCAGATGCAGCATTCTAAAGCACAGATCAAATGA